One window from the genome of Phycisphaerales bacterium encodes:
- a CDS encoding Maf family protein produces MKLVLASRSPRRQMLLRQAGFEPSIAPSPIDEGLLSQGHVVAADWVISLAYIKAWSTMYQISGQRDAIVLGADTLCLIDGSCLGQPKTRDEAYGMIDLLQGRSHETLTGVCLLGAEQFKRCLFVDRTRVNLGRLNAHAIRQYIESDDWQGKAGGYNLADRLEAGWSIEVDGDPTTVMGLPMQTLTPLLGRIGITS; encoded by the coding sequence ATGAAATTAGTATTGGCTAGTCGATCGCCGCGCAGGCAGATGCTCCTGCGCCAAGCTGGTTTTGAACCAAGCATTGCACCATCGCCAATTGATGAGGGACTATTGTCGCAAGGGCACGTCGTTGCAGCTGATTGGGTCATTTCTCTGGCGTATATCAAAGCGTGGAGCACGATGTACCAAATCTCTGGGCAAAGAGACGCCATCGTCTTAGGTGCAGACACACTCTGTTTGATTGATGGGTCGTGTCTTGGACAGCCAAAGACACGCGATGAAGCGTATGGAATGATTGATCTGTTACAGGGCCGTAGTCATGAGACATTGACTGGTGTCTGTTTACTTGGTGCTGAGCAATTTAAAAGATGTCTCTTTGTTGATCGTACACGTGTTAATCTCGGTCGCCTCAATGCGCATGCCATTCGTCAATATATAGAAAGCGATGATTGGCAGGGCAAAGCTGGTGGCTACAATCTAGCGGACCGACTTGAGGCAGGCTGGTCAATTGAAGTTGACGGCGATCCAACCACGGTCATGGGATTACCGATGCAGACGCTGACACCATTGCTCGGACGAATTGGAATCACTTCTTGA
- a CDS encoding glycosyltransferase family 9 protein has translation MLSSLDPARILIVRPSALGDVCRSVPVAASLKKRWPSAHIDWLVQDGFEDAVNAHPAVDGCVRFERKQLARWWYHPPTTARLGRFLKSLNKAHYDLVVDCQGLSRSGFFTWVTRASVRVGSRQAREAAWLGYNRRAETGHCVHTVDRMLAILETINVPAIKDMQLYISDKNAAWWNIYRKEIGIGDDPYVVLAPTSRWASKRWPTQKWSLLAAALLSEKDICRKQHVVIIGAPGEQSQIVGVRHGNEGELRLHDCCGSFSVGQTMAVIESSQLVVANDSAPLHMAVGLNTPIVALFGPTDPEKVGPYGRSDAVLQHVNGDELENVNYRSTQPGSLWMDRIELDEVVEASLHAVSKGVAPRATEEQAS, from the coding sequence ATGCTCTCTTCCCTTGACCCTGCTCGTATTTTGATCGTCCGTCCAAGCGCTCTTGGCGACGTCTGTCGTTCCGTGCCCGTGGCGGCAAGTTTAAAGAAGCGCTGGCCCTCTGCACATATCGACTGGCTTGTGCAAGACGGATTTGAAGATGCGGTCAATGCTCACCCGGCAGTGGATGGGTGTGTGCGTTTTGAAAGGAAGCAACTGGCTCGATGGTGGTACCACCCTCCGACGACGGCGCGGCTGGGTCGATTTCTCAAATCGCTCAATAAGGCGCACTATGATCTAGTTGTTGATTGCCAAGGCCTGAGTCGGAGTGGGTTTTTTACCTGGGTGACGCGAGCCAGTGTTCGGGTTGGTTCCAGGCAGGCCCGAGAAGCGGCCTGGTTAGGTTACAACCGTCGCGCGGAAACCGGGCACTGTGTTCACACAGTTGATCGCATGCTTGCCATCCTTGAAACGATCAATGTGCCGGCCATCAAGGATATGCAGTTATACATTTCAGATAAAAATGCAGCTTGGTGGAACATCTACCGCAAAGAAATTGGCATTGGTGATGATCCATATGTTGTTCTGGCGCCAACGTCTCGGTGGGCAAGCAAGCGTTGGCCCACTCAGAAGTGGTCACTTTTAGCAGCCGCTCTACTGAGTGAAAAAGACATTTGTAGAAAACAGCATGTGGTAATCATTGGGGCTCCAGGTGAACAATCTCAGATTGTCGGTGTACGTCATGGCAATGAAGGTGAGCTGAGGTTGCATGATTGCTGTGGAAGCTTCTCCGTAGGTCAGACGATGGCGGTGATTGAATCATCACAATTAGTTGTTGCCAATGACTCCGCGCCATTACATATGGCTGTTGGGTTGAATACGCCCATCGTGGCTTTGTTTGGGCCCACGGATCCAGAGAAGGTTGGTCCATATGGTCGATCAGATGCAGTTCTGCAGCACGTTAATGGTGACGAATTGGAGAATGTCAATTATCGCTCTACCCAGCCTGGTTCATTATGGATGGATCGCATTGAACTCGATGAGGTTGTTGAAGCATCGTTGCATGCGGTTTCGAAGGGGGTCGCGCCCCGAGCCACCGAGGAACAGGCCTCATGA
- a CDS encoding serine/threonine-protein kinase, producing MAQDQPKNRASSHSGDLGQDPSEPLSLADSDTGKPHAPQPPSPVPTPRPVIASPEGATTTGGFETLMGKLVISSGLATPEEVEQCNEVLKTRTDQIGARTLADLLVERSYVTDHQLSRLRDDFEAKKSGQRIPGYRIQRKLGSGAMATVFLAHQLSLDRPVAIKVLPKKFSDNVKFIERFYKEGRAAAKLNHPNIVGAYDVGHAGEHHYFVMEYVDGMTVYEEFASKKRLDEATTIRYIKQVALALQHAHDQGFIHRDIKPKNIMLSSNGTVKLADLGLARALTDLETAKAEAGRAYGTPYYISPEQIRGDLNLTPATDIYGLGATTFHMLTGQVPFQGKNPSAVMHRHLKDDLVPPDHLNPAISPGMAQIIEMMMEKQPGNRYQTAEDLLTDLELVGNGQPPHFARHALDLASAGKAESQVAPGPPTAPQINTSTGSSLSNLTIGFIIVTVALVLSLLVNAFLFLSSP from the coding sequence ATGGCACAAGACCAACCCAAAAATAGAGCCTCTTCCCATTCTGGTGATCTCGGGCAAGATCCCTCTGAACCACTCTCACTGGCTGATTCAGACACAGGGAAGCCACATGCACCGCAACCACCCTCTCCTGTGCCAACCCCACGACCAGTCATAGCGAGTCCTGAGGGCGCCACCACCACCGGAGGATTTGAGACGCTCATGGGCAAGCTGGTGATCTCCAGTGGCTTGGCGACTCCAGAAGAAGTCGAGCAATGCAATGAGGTGCTGAAAACCCGAACCGATCAAATTGGAGCAAGAACGCTGGCTGACTTGCTCGTTGAGCGATCCTACGTCACCGACCACCAACTCAGTCGCTTACGCGATGACTTTGAGGCCAAGAAATCGGGCCAACGAATTCCGGGCTACCGTATTCAACGCAAGCTTGGATCTGGAGCAATGGCGACCGTATTCCTCGCCCATCAACTCAGCCTCGATCGCCCCGTCGCCATTAAAGTGCTTCCAAAGAAGTTCTCTGACAATGTCAAGTTCATAGAGCGCTTCTACAAAGAAGGTCGAGCTGCTGCCAAACTCAACCACCCTAATATTGTCGGGGCTTATGACGTTGGTCACGCTGGAGAGCATCATTATTTCGTAATGGAATATGTTGATGGCATGACCGTCTATGAGGAGTTTGCCTCAAAGAAACGTCTCGATGAAGCAACGACAATCCGATATATCAAACAAGTCGCTCTGGCTTTACAGCACGCACACGATCAAGGCTTTATTCACAGGGATATTAAGCCAAAGAATATTATGCTCTCATCCAATGGCACCGTGAAACTTGCTGATCTGGGCTTGGCTCGTGCATTGACCGATCTAGAAACGGCCAAAGCTGAGGCGGGGCGCGCCTATGGCACGCCTTACTACATCAGCCCTGAGCAGATTCGCGGAGATCTCAACCTCACGCCAGCCACTGACATCTATGGGTTGGGCGCGACCACCTTCCATATGCTCACAGGACAGGTACCTTTTCAAGGGAAAAATCCATCTGCCGTCATGCACCGACATCTCAAGGATGATCTTGTTCCACCAGATCATCTGAATCCCGCCATCAGCCCCGGCATGGCTCAGATCATCGAGATGATGATGGAAAAGCAGCCCGGCAATCGATATCAGACCGCGGAAGATCTTTTGACTGATCTCGAACTTGTTGGCAATGGGCAACCACCACACTTTGCCCGACATGCCTTAGATCTAGCGAGTGCTGGCAAAGCAGAATCACAGGTTGCTCCGGGGCCGCCAACCGCGCCTCAGATCAACACATCAACAGGCTCTTCATTGAGTAACCTCACCATCGGCTTCATCATCGTGACGGTCGCCCTGGTGCTGAGTCTGCTGGTAAACGCGTTTCTGTTTCTAAGTTCACCCTAG
- a CDS encoding RidA family protein has protein sequence MSHQAHKQLKAMGIVLPEAPRPVAAYLPAMWANDLIFVSGQVPMLNGALGWTGSVPGQVSIDQAKAAARQCALNAIAVLADMVEGDLSRVKQIVRIGVFVACANDFTEQSVVANGASELFMDVFGEAGRHARAATGASSLPLGAPVEVEVLAWAPRSDGLG, from the coding sequence ATGTCACACCAGGCTCATAAGCAGCTCAAGGCAATGGGAATCGTGCTTCCAGAGGCCCCCAGGCCTGTTGCAGCGTATTTGCCGGCCATGTGGGCCAATGATCTCATCTTTGTCAGCGGTCAAGTGCCCATGCTCAATGGGGCCTTGGGCTGGACTGGCTCTGTTCCCGGGCAGGTCAGTATTGATCAGGCCAAGGCGGCAGCTCGGCAATGTGCCCTTAATGCCATTGCGGTGCTTGCTGACATGGTCGAAGGAGACCTGAGTCGGGTAAAGCAGATCGTTCGGATTGGCGTGTTTGTTGCTTGTGCCAATGATTTTACAGAGCAATCAGTCGTCGCAAATGGTGCAAGCGAGCTGTTCATGGATGTTTTTGGTGAAGCTGGGCGCCACGCTCGGGCTGCCACGGGTGCATCAAGCTTGCCGCTGGGCGCCCCAGTTGAGGTAGAGGTTCTCGCGTGGGCCCCTCGGAGCGATGGTCTAGGGTGA